The Pedobacter roseus genome contains a region encoding:
- a CDS encoding S41 family peptidase yields the protein MSLKFYSVVFLLAIFPCLCFSQLSRQQLRNLVAFSKALGYVQYFHPADEAKLGIWDDVAINGSKMMLEVKNDQELLQKLKSIFLPIAPSVQFSDNAKTISFEKKNINPSDEKDLLPVFWQHLGFNLYSGVMERPYYSIRVNRSSPFEQRNQYTANITGKYDVKKYRGLPFEFRVYAQVQDSTFSLPLSLGISGEQPLSKSVVLDKSVGKDYVFTGKIGDSTNYMVFKLNTNLGIPMSLGKAEFTVIQNGQKVKPLEINDQKEELKNQVISLEVKSTDVPLFNEKLHFGEYIKTELVRGIHFLMPLVVLGNERKTFPSANEISGTLSDSLTRTLNKDYYGGSAFTFPEVRLADVIILWNILRHSYPYWQDVKVPAGRILEKALADAAIPQSQERFVQNIRKMTGYYNDAHMFVVAKGINDSLYGPPIALIKIKKKVAVKDVLSKASPYGLSPGDIIEEINNRPVKSLLDSLMDYSSGSPQMKTLLALNNVLGSDKPGNITLKIRRGNVVARTELQRNEPVKFLVPGNSGYLKRPNGWLNPSVYYFDLTRNSLNADGFKELTKAANIIFDLRGYPFNQTASDNLIEAIITKKLEVSRMFIPEILYPDFKKVNFLPLTERYNPSPANHLNGKLIFLADASAQSAAESILGLIKDYHLGTIVGTPTSGTNGDVNIAYLPGKLTVYFTGMLVKTSNGKKHHLKGIKPDVYCEQSVESVKARQDLVLQRALSLIR from the coding sequence ATGAGCCTTAAATTCTATTCTGTTGTTTTCTTACTTGCGATATTTCCCTGTTTGTGTTTTTCACAACTATCCAGGCAGCAACTGCGAAACCTGGTAGCGTTTTCTAAAGCGCTGGGGTATGTTCAATATTTCCACCCTGCGGATGAGGCAAAACTTGGAATTTGGGACGATGTGGCGATAAACGGCAGTAAGATGATGCTGGAGGTAAAAAATGATCAGGAGCTCCTACAAAAATTGAAGTCGATTTTTTTGCCTATAGCGCCGTCCGTTCAATTTTCTGACAATGCGAAAACGATCAGTTTTGAAAAAAAGAACATTAATCCATCGGATGAAAAAGATTTGTTGCCCGTATTCTGGCAACATCTGGGGTTCAACCTTTACAGTGGGGTTATGGAAAGACCGTATTATAGCATCCGGGTAAACCGTAGTTCGCCGTTCGAGCAAAGAAATCAATACACGGCCAATATTACCGGAAAATATGATGTTAAAAAATACCGTGGCCTTCCTTTTGAATTCCGGGTTTATGCCCAGGTTCAGGACAGTACATTTAGTTTGCCGCTATCGCTGGGTATTTCAGGCGAGCAGCCGTTGAGCAAAAGTGTGGTACTTGATAAGTCGGTTGGAAAAGATTATGTCTTTACCGGCAAGATTGGGGACTCCACAAATTATATGGTTTTTAAGCTCAATACAAATCTGGGCATCCCGATGTCCCTGGGGAAAGCGGAATTCACGGTTATCCAAAACGGCCAAAAAGTTAAGCCCCTGGAGATAAATGACCAGAAGGAAGAATTAAAAAATCAGGTAATCAGCCTTGAAGTGAAGTCGACAGACGTTCCCCTTTTCAATGAAAAGCTACATTTTGGAGAGTATATCAAAACTGAACTGGTCAGGGGCATCCACTTCCTGATGCCTTTGGTAGTTTTGGGAAATGAGCGCAAAACTTTTCCAAGTGCCAACGAAATCAGCGGTACCTTATCAGATTCCCTGACCAGAACGCTGAATAAAGACTATTATGGTGGTAGTGCTTTCACTTTTCCCGAGGTAAGGCTAGCCGATGTAATCATCCTCTGGAATATCCTCAGACATTCCTACCCCTATTGGCAAGACGTTAAAGTGCCCGCCGGGCGTATATTGGAAAAAGCATTAGCTGATGCCGCTATCCCGCAGTCGCAGGAACGGTTTGTACAGAATATCAGGAAGATGACGGGGTACTACAACGATGCCCATATGTTTGTTGTCGCCAAAGGTATAAATGACAGCCTCTACGGACCACCGATTGCCCTGATTAAGATTAAGAAAAAAGTCGCTGTCAAGGACGTGCTGAGTAAGGCTTCTCCTTATGGTCTTTCTCCAGGGGATATCATTGAGGAGATTAATAATCGACCGGTCAAAAGCTTATTGGATTCACTGATGGACTACAGTTCGGGCTCACCGCAGATGAAAACACTTTTAGCGTTAAACAATGTCCTTGGCAGCGATAAACCGGGGAATATCACCCTTAAGATCAGGCGGGGCAACGTGGTTGCTAGAACGGAATTGCAGCGTAATGAGCCCGTTAAATTTTTAGTGCCGGGTAATTCCGGTTACCTGAAACGGCCCAATGGTTGGTTAAACCCCTCCGTCTATTATTTTGACCTTACAAGAAATTCCCTGAACGCAGATGGTTTTAAGGAGTTAACCAAAGCAGCCAATATCATCTTTGATCTTAGGGGTTATCCTTTTAACCAAACAGCGAGTGACAACCTCATCGAAGCCATCATTACGAAAAAATTAGAGGTATCCCGGATGTTCATCCCGGAAATATTATATCCTGATTTTAAAAAGGTAAATTTCCTTCCCTTGACAGAACGGTACAACCCTTCCCCCGCTAACCATCTCAATGGAAAATTAATATTCCTTGCGGATGCTTCGGCTCAAAGTGCGGCTGAGTCAATACTTGGACTGATAAAAGACTATCACCTGGGAACAATAGTCGGTACCCCGACATCTGGGACAAACGGCGATGTGAATATTGCATATCTGCCGGGAAAGCTGACGGTATATTTTACAGGGATGCTGGTCAAAACTTCCAATGGCAAAAAACACCATTTGAAAGGGATAAAGCCTGATGTCTATTGTGAACAGTCCGTTGAGTCTGTCAAGGCGAGGCAGGATCTGGTATTGCAGAGAGCGTTGTCCCTTATCCGGTGA
- a CDS encoding DUF6922 domain-containing protein, which yields MLEIKKEQLKYRPDLSLFRKTIFWDTDMEKLGWQKQYVSIIKRIFERENEQEKKVVFDFYGKDKIKQVTGRATVAGNTLPIMQTSKLS from the coding sequence ATGTTGGAAATCAAGAAGGAGCAATTGAAGTATCGTCCGGATTTGAGCCTTTTTAGAAAAACGATTTTTTGGGATACAGATATGGAGAAGCTTGGTTGGCAGAAGCAGTATGTTTCGATTATCAAAAGAATTTTTGAGCGGGAAAATGAGCAGGAGAAAAAGGTGGTTTTTGATTTTTATGGTAAGGACAAGATTAAGCAGGTTACCGGGCGTGCTACGGTAGCGGGGAATACTTTGCCGATTATGCAAACCAGTAAACTGTCTTAG
- a CDS encoding mechanosensitive ion channel family protein → MIIRRPFPITHTLLIFFTLLFAGNLFAQKNSQAVKGQDVSILADSATLTKGDYLAHLEKVFETVNKVPVTVASFKKLKPIAAHLTQDEAALALLKSRLTQSDRTLNLQNLQMDQTLLEELRSNNKDCLADLDEYEKDLRALKTEILNLRKDTVLIKLFTSPTVRVLFKDQFTELGKKRVVMDSLLKNTTSTINNFQARTSANLINIKELMYLTDSQLETVSIKAFGKERRYLWEPVNKPANKSMGFRKFIKGEQEISGYYFVYTRSSRLLLLFTCAVFFFWVFFNFRSMKQRGRLETLDGFSLISPHPYLITFITLFTLAPIFDLRAPALYIETVQVILAILLTAFFRKRLGKRLFYYWCIFVVLLLAPVFLRLLGMPPRYQRWLLLFLTISSVAYGIMVWKMLDEKTKRYRMILFTGFIYTGFAVIATFCNLFGRFTLTQIFYSTGVSSLLNAISLTILAKVLVEAFLLQMKSSRIRKGFPEYFDWQPVVAGLKKLTGIGATIIWFVIFTTNLNIFNGLYESVMEILTEKRVIGSFSFTFGGVVLFLGIIWIANFLQKYIAYFFGDTGDDSFDDNKGERSKLLVTRLVLLIGGFLIAVAASGLPIDKITVILGALGVGIGLGLQNIVSNFVSGIILIFDKTIRIGDIVELSDKKGRVKEIGVRASTLLSEEGQKSSFQMAPSYPTISSTGR, encoded by the coding sequence ATGATTATCAGAAGACCTTTTCCGATCACCCATACATTATTAATTTTCTTTACACTGCTTTTTGCGGGTAACTTATTTGCCCAGAAAAACAGTCAGGCTGTTAAGGGCCAGGATGTATCGATACTTGCAGACTCGGCAACGTTGACCAAAGGCGATTACCTTGCCCATCTGGAAAAAGTATTCGAAACCGTAAACAAGGTACCGGTTACCGTGGCTTCTTTTAAGAAATTAAAACCTATAGCAGCACATTTAACGCAGGATGAAGCTGCACTGGCCCTGCTTAAAAGCCGTTTGACGCAGAGTGACCGCACTTTGAACCTGCAAAACCTGCAAATGGACCAGACCTTACTCGAAGAGCTTCGGAGCAACAACAAAGACTGCCTTGCTGATCTCGATGAATATGAAAAGGACCTGCGGGCTTTGAAAACCGAAATCCTTAACCTGCGCAAAGATACCGTCCTGATTAAATTATTTACCTCGCCCACGGTGCGTGTTTTGTTCAAGGATCAGTTTACCGAACTGGGGAAAAAACGGGTAGTAATGGACAGCCTGCTTAAAAATACGACCTCAACGATCAACAATTTTCAGGCGCGGACTTCAGCCAACCTGATCAATATTAAGGAACTGATGTACCTTACCGATAGTCAATTAGAGACGGTTAGCATCAAGGCTTTTGGCAAGGAACGCCGTTACCTCTGGGAACCGGTAAACAAACCGGCCAATAAAAGCATGGGCTTCCGAAAGTTTATTAAAGGCGAACAGGAAATATCAGGCTATTATTTTGTTTACACCCGCAGCAGCCGGCTTCTTTTACTTTTTACCTGCGCCGTATTTTTCTTTTGGGTATTTTTCAACTTCAGGAGCATGAAACAGCGTGGCCGCTTAGAAACCCTTGACGGCTTTTCGCTGATCAGTCCTCACCCCTACCTGATTACTTTTATTACCCTCTTTACCCTTGCCCCAATCTTCGACCTCAGGGCCCCGGCACTTTATATAGAAACGGTACAGGTGATACTGGCTATATTGCTTACTGCCTTTTTCCGAAAAAGGCTAGGTAAAAGGTTATTTTATTATTGGTGCATTTTTGTGGTACTGCTGCTTGCCCCGGTTTTTCTCCGCCTTTTGGGCATGCCGCCAAGGTACCAGCGCTGGCTTCTGCTTTTCTTAACCATAAGTTCGGTAGCCTATGGTATTATGGTCTGGAAAATGCTGGATGAAAAAACAAAAAGATACCGGATGATTCTTTTCACCGGATTTATCTATACAGGATTTGCGGTTATTGCTACCTTTTGCAATCTATTTGGCCGTTTTACCCTTACGCAGATTTTCTATTCTACCGGAGTAAGCTCTTTGTTAAATGCGATTTCATTGACCATCCTGGCCAAAGTGCTGGTTGAGGCTTTTTTATTGCAGATGAAAAGCAGCAGGATCCGCAAAGGCTTTCCCGAATATTTTGACTGGCAACCCGTGGTTGCGGGATTGAAAAAACTTACCGGTATCGGTGCTACCATTATCTGGTTTGTGATATTTACCACCAACCTGAATATTTTTAACGGGCTTTATGAATCGGTGATGGAAATCCTGACCGAAAAAAGAGTTATCGGCAGTTTCTCTTTCACTTTCGGTGGTGTGGTGCTCTTTCTGGGCATTATCTGGATTGCCAATTTCTTGCAGAAATACATTGCCTATTTCTTCGGCGATACCGGAGATGACAGCTTTGATGATAATAAAGGAGAACGTTCGAAACTCCTGGTTACCCGTTTGGTGCTGCTGATTGGTGGCTTTTTGATCGCTGTTGCGGCATCAGGCCTTCCTATCGATAAAATCACCGTGATCCTGGGTGCTTTGGGTGTGGGTATCGGGCTGGGGCTACAGAATATCGTGAGCAATTTTGTTTCGGGCATCATCCTCATTTTTGATAAAACGATCCGTATAGGTGATATCGTTGAACTGAGCGATAAAAAAGGGAGGGTTAAAGAAATCGGCGTGCGTGCCAGTACGCTGCTTAGCGAGGAGGGGCAGAAATCATCATTCCAAATGGCGCCATCCTATCCAACAATATCATCAACTGGACGCTGA